A portion of the Ricinus communis isolate WT05 ecotype wild-type chromosome 10, ASM1957865v1, whole genome shotgun sequence genome contains these proteins:
- the LOC8273459 gene encoding L-type lectin-domain containing receptor kinase VIII.2 yields MAAFSISACFICLSVSVFHFNLLSADQSSSFSFQSFHKDPNFDSNIALYGDASAVNNGSVLQLTRSVSSSAGHIMYKKPIKLVEGNPINLVSFSSYISFSMSSENGDGLAFVMVSGRFNVSALDSDSPFGFSLRLKRNNSEFIAVEFDTRKDAEYGDLNDNHVGVNVGGFVSAKVKNASSVNIVLNNGKRLSSWIDYEAGSRRLEVRLSKFGNIKPMDPLLSYPIDLSKLWKDEKFYIGLSSSNRNSSQACLIYSWSFEQRHVPQWMHSQPLDPQAFAKDVKPGVITKQGNCFLRVLATMIFGTACGALGAFSVLYLWTIFGNRRPVVPEECSVHPVEFEYKKVKVVVEKAVEDGKQ; encoded by the coding sequence ATGGCTGCTTTCTCCATTTCTGCCTGTTTTATTTGTCTATCTGTCTCTGTCTTTCACTTCAATTTGCTATCTGCAGACCAAAGTTCCTCTTTTTCCTTCCAAAGTTTTCATAAAGATCCTAACTTTGATTCCAATATTGCTCTTTATGGAGATGCGAGTGCTGTTAATAATGGCTCTGTGCTTCAACTTACTCGCTCAGTGAGTTCTAGTGCTGGACATATCATGTACAAGAAACCCATTAAGCTTGTTGAAGGTAATCCTATcaatttagtttctttttcgaGTTATATATCGTTTTCGATGTCTTCAGAAAATGGAGACGGTTTGGCTTTTGTTATGGTTTCTGGGCGGTTTAATGTTAGCGCTCTTGATAGTGATAGCCCATTTGGGTTTTCTTTAAGATTAAAGAGGAATAATTCTGAATTTATTGCTGTTGAATTTGATACAAGAAAGGATGCTGAGTATGGTGATCTGAATGATAACCATGTGGGAGTTAATGTGGGTGGTTTTGTATCTGCTAAGGTGAAAAATGCTTCATCTGTTAATATCGTGTTGAATAATGGGAAGAGATTAAGTTCTTGGATTGATTATGAGGCTGGTTCGAGAAGATTAGAAGTTAGGTTGAGTAAATTTGGCAATATAAAGCCAATGGATCCATTGCTGTCCTACCCAATTGACTTGTCAAAATTGTGGAAAgatgaaaaattttatattgggTTGAGCTCATCAAATAGGAATTCCTCTCAGGCGTGTTTGATATATTCATGGAGCTTTGAACAAAGGCATGTTCCTCAATGGATGCACTCACAACCACTAGATCCTCAGGCTTTTGCTAAAGATGTGAAGCCTGGGGTAATTACCAAGCAAGGTAATTGTTTCTTGAGAGTGCTCGCTACAATGATCTTTGGTACTGCTTGTGGAGCACTTGGGGCATTCAGTGTCTTGTACCTGTGGACTATCTTCGGCAATAGGCGTCCTGTTGTGCCAGAGGAGTGTTCTGTGCACCCTGTGGAATTTGAATACAAGAAAGTTAAAGTAGTTGTAGAGAAAGCCGTCGAAGATGGCAAGCAGTAG
- the LOC8273460 gene encoding transcription termination/antitermination protein NusG, with protein MIKQGLLQWSSSPLISLQIPRTRNPFSPIKATIESASTRELTARERRQLRQERRESKAGYSWREEVEERLIKKPKKVKLTAGEARNLDNLADLGPQWYAVRVSRVRGDQTAELIARLLARHYPHLEFKVYAPSVKVKTKLKNGTYSIKSKPIYPGCVFLWCVLNKELHDFVREECAGVGGFIGSKVGNNKRQINRPRPVSVEDMEEIFREAKEEQEKYDREFEEEQQKEGVPNSLKLADDDVTKLVTDSKSTRGFQKVSDSPANDSPRKKTSKLPTAGSTVRVVSGTFAEFVGTLKKLNRKTGKATVGFTLFGKETLIELDRREIVAENE; from the exons ATGATAAAGCAAGGACTTCTTCAATGGAGTTCTTCTCCCTTAATTTCCCTCCAAATCCCAAGAACAAGAAACCCCTTTTCACCAATCAAAGCAACTATTGAATCTGCAAGTACACGAGAGCTCACAGCTAGAGAGAGAAGACAACTAAGGCAAGAGAGAAGAGAAAGCAAAGCAGGATACAGCTGGAGAGAAGAAGTAGAAGAGAGACTGATAAAAAAGCCCAAAAAGGTTAAACTTACTGCAGGAGAGGCTCGTAATCTTGATAATCTGGCTGACTTGGGTCCTCAGTGGTACGCAGTTCGGGTCTCTCGGGTCAGGGGTGACCAAACCGCTGAGCTCATTGCTCGGTTGCTGGCTAGGCACTATCCTCATTTGGAATTTAAG gtctATGCCCCATCTGTCAAGGTTAagacaaaattgaaaaatggtacctattcaattaaatcaaaaccGATATATCCCGGATGTGTTTTTCTATGGTGTGTATTAAACAAAGAGTTACATGACTTCGTAAGAGAGGAATGTGCTGGAGTTGGTGGCTTTATTGGTTCAAAAGTTGGAAATAA TAAAAGACAAATTAACAGGCCAAGGCCAGTGTCTGTTGAGGACATGGAAGAAATCTTCAGAGAAGCGAAGGAGGAACAAGAAAAGTATGACCGAGAATTTGAGGAAGAGCAGCAAAAAGAGGGAGTGCCTAACTCTTTGAAGTTAGCTGACGATGATGTTACCAAATTAGTTACAGACTCCAAATCCACAAGGGGATTCCAAAAAGTTTCTGATTCTCCAGCAAATGATTCTCCTAGGAAAAAGACTAGCAAGCTGCCAACAGCTGGTTCAACTGTTCGGGTTGTATCTGGGACTTTTGCAGAATTTGTAGGCACCCTTAAGAAACTAAACCGCAAGACTGGAAAG GCAACTGTGGGATTTACACTTTTTGGTAAAGAAACTTTAATAGAACTGGATCGCCGTGAAATTGTTGCGGAGAATGAGTAA